One window of Amaranthus tricolor cultivar Red isolate AtriRed21 chromosome 13, ASM2621246v1, whole genome shotgun sequence genomic DNA carries:
- the LOC130797427 gene encoding uncharacterized protein LOC130797427, protein MAENRAPRHESYETKKESKSSHDSERTVTSHEASYARSDHTKTSTPVVPAAVTAEQFETMLKMFHAQQQQNLLLQQQVLQSLNAGSSKGSSGHDLGASQAEGIQRLAPKTYDGKGPPTKLDDWIREMEKIFAILKTPEDMRVDLAVHYLTGDADTWWVVHRDALLSAPSAATSENSSTVPPLPWSLFVTVLCDEFFPLHLQRRMFDEYSRFTQGTQTVHQYYIRFMELAKYVDDMKIGERFRAQRFLSGLSLDIWERMRNLGHEHVRDVYHDACEAECLWDERKATQGLKRRREDTQDILQNFGGRRFLTPPQFNREPRSSFGRSTLSTPQSSKNIECYHCGKKGHKRVDCYKYIREQGLRGTPQGPAQKPTGSQAGVTQDRRQGRPQASFGRGSQSQGSVVGSSSRPSVGTPVSGTKTTGKLMTLKRDEAEDKPGVITGTFLVNNKPTYVLFDSGVSHSFVASSCVSKLHLPNSLEINSEFTQPSGERILCQRMYKDIALDFMGMDLRVDLIKFPLDNFDVILGMDWLRKYKASIDFWMKKVAIRGPKGQKVIFKGFVPKNHTKIISVIKLKTYLRKNYPMILCHVVDTTMSTPEIGEIRVVREFEDVFPSEIPGLPPPRVVDLTIDLVPGTSLISKAPYRMAPRETAELKVQLQELLDKGYIHPSVSPWGAPVLFVKKKDGSFRLCVDY, encoded by the coding sequence ATGGCTGAGAATCGTGCGCCTCGTCACGAGAGTTATGAGACCAAGAAAGAGTCTAAGAGCTCCCATGATTCTGAGCGTACGGTTACGTCACATGAGGCATCTTATGCGCGATCCGATCATACCAAGACCTCTACACCTGTCGTTCCAGCTGCCGTCACAGCCGAACAGTTTGAGACTATGCTAAAGATGTTCCACGCACAGCAGCAGCAAAACCTTCTTCTGCAACAGCAGGTGCTTCAGTCACTTAACGCCGGATCTTCAAAGGGTAGTTCTGGGCACGATTTAGGGGCGTCACAAGCAGAGGGTATTCAAAGGTTAGCCCCTAAGACGTATGATGGCAAGGGTCCTCCTACTAAGCTAGACGACTGGATCCGGGAGATGGAGAAGATATTCGCGATATTGAAGACACCCGAGGATATGAGAGTAGATCTAGCGGTTCATTACCTGACCGGTGACGCCGATACTTGGTGGGTCGTACATAGAGATGCTCTTCTATCAGCTCCTTCCGCAGCTACATCGGAGAACTCTTCTACCGTACCTCCTCTTCCCTGGAGCTTGTTTGTGACAGTGCTTTGCGACGAGTTCTTTCCTCTACATCTTCAGCGAAGGATGTTCGATGAGTACTCTCGATTTACGCAGGGAACCCAGACCGTTCACCAGTACTACATTCGATTTATGGAATTAGCTAAGTACGTGGATGATATGAAGATTGGGGAGAGATTCAGGGCTCAGAGGTTCTTATCAGGGTTAAGTCTGGATATTTGGGAACGTATGAGGAACCTGGGGCACGAACATGTTAGGGATGTATATCACGATGCCTGTGAGGCTGAATGCCTATGGGATGAGCGGAAGGCCACTCAAGGGCTGAAGCGACGCAGAGAGGACACCCAGGATATATTACAAAACTTTGGGGGTAGACGATTTCTAACACCTCCACAGTTCAACCGGGAGCCAAGATCTAGTTTTGGGAGATCAACCTTGAGCACTCCTCAGAGTAGTAAGAACATCGAGTGTTACCATTGCGGAAAGAAGGGTCACAAGAGGGTTGACTGCTACAAGTACATACGTGAGCAAGGTTTAAGGGGTACACCGCAAGGTCCAGCGCAGAAGCCAACCGGTAGTCAAGCGGGTGTGACTCAGGATAGAAGACAGGGTCGACCGCAGGCATCTTTTGGGCGTGGTTCGCAGAGTCAGGGGTCTGTAGTGGGAAGTTCATCTAGACCATCTGTCGGCACACCAGTTAGCGGCACCAAGACCACAGGGAAGCTTATGACTCTCAAGAGAGATGAAGCAGAGGATAAACCAGGAGTTATTACGGGTACGTTCTTAGTCAACAATAAACCTAcatatgttttatttgattcggGAGTATCTCATTCTTTTGTTGCATCTTCGTGTGTATCAAAGTTGCATTTGCCTAATTCGCTTGAGATAAATAGTGAGTTTACACAACCATCGGGCGAGAGAATCTTATGTCAGCGAATGTACAAGGATATAGCTTTAGACTTCATGGGAATGGATTTACGTGTAGATTTGATAAAGTTTCCTTTAGATAATTTTGATGTTATCttgggtatggattggttgAGGAAGTACAAGGCaagtattgatttttggatgaagaaGGTAGCTATACGAGGACCTAAAGGGCAGAAAgtgatttttaagggttttgtgccAAAGAATCACACTAAGATCATATCTGTTATCAAACTGAAAACATATTTGAGGAAGAATTACCCGATGATTCTATGTCACGTAGTAGACACGACGATGAGCACACCCGAGATAGGAGAGATACGTGTAGTACGTGAGTTTGAGGATGTTTTTCCTTCTGAGATACCTGGATTACCACCTCCCAGAGTAGTTGATTTGACGATTGATCTTGTACCGGGCACGAGTCTTATATCTAAGGCTCCATATCGTATGGCACCTAGAGAGACAGCAGAGTTAAAGGTGCAACTGCAAGAATTGTTAGATAAGGGTTATATACACCCAAGCGTGTCTCCTTGGGGCGCACCCGTTCTCTTTGTTAAGAAGAAAGATGGATCCTTTAGGTTATGTGTAGATTATTGA